A segment of the Eptesicus fuscus isolate TK198812 chromosome 9, DD_ASM_mEF_20220401, whole genome shotgun sequence genome:
CCCACCCACACCTTCCAGCCCCTCGGTCCCGCAGCTCCCGCCTCTCCAAGTACTCCAGACCACCCGGGTTCCCTGGCCATTAGCTGTGCCCCGGGATAACACTGGCTGCTGAATACTCTTGCTCAGTAACCCCTTTTACTACCGTCGTTACGGGATAGGGTTAGCTTAAGCGCCTCGGGTGCACCGCGGTGTACCTCGATGGGGCGGCCTAGGTCCAGCTGTAGCACCCGCGACGCTGGGGATGAACGGGTTTAGGCTAAGTGTACCCCGCCCCCCATCAGGGGAGGAGAAACCAGTTGTAGGATTGGACGTAATGcaccagctccaactgcactTGCTCGTTCCCCTCGCTCCGCGGAACCGCGAAGTCCCCAACTCCAGGGTCGCCCCCGCCAAGCTCACCGCTTCTCCATGGAGTCAACACTACGCAACAGCAGCAGCCAAAGGTCCAGAGTGGCCTGGGGCCCTGGAGACAGCAGCAGGTGGTGGCCGGTAACGCACAGCGTGCCACGCAGTGGGGCCGCCTCCTGGCCCCGCAAGAGCTCGGGTTGGGCCCGGCTGGTGCGGATCAACTCCGAGAACTCCATTCCTCCGGAGGTGGGCCCTGGCCCAGCAAAAGGACAGACTCCAGGAGCGTCAGGCGGGGCAAGCTCGGGCTCCAAAAGGGACAGGAACTGGCTGGGCAGCTGGCACCCCCCAGGACAGCTGTTAAGGAGGCTCCTTGGAGGAAGGGATAACACACTTCCAAAGAAATTTCCCCCTCTTACTGCCAGCACCTCTTAGCGAGGACCCCACAGAACTTGTTAAGGAAACCTCAATTTcaccatctgtgaaatggggagaataatCTTGCTTAAACCCTTAGCCTGGTGCTTAATTCGCATGAGGCACTcaatatttttggctttttactttattttttacaaatatatttttactgatttcagagaggaagggagagggacagagatagaaacatcaatgatgagagagaatcatggatcggctgcctcctgcacgccccctactggggatccagcggAAACTCCaaatgaacccaggactcttcagtccgcaggccgccgctctatccactgagccaaactggctagggcagtggtaggcaaactcattagtcaacagagccaaatatcaacagtacaacgattgaaatttcttttgagagccgaaaaccgacttctgcgcatgggccacgaagtttcaattgcactgtacatgcgtgcccgcacgtggtattttgtcgaagagccacactcaaggggccaaagagccgcatgtggctcgcgagccgcggtttgccgaccactgggctagggcaatagTTTTGGCTTTTTAGACTGGAATGCTGGCACTCTGGctgacttaaaaaagaaagaaaaataccatctcTTCTTCTGGACCCTGGCGGTAGGGGTGGAAAGTGTGGGTGTGAAACTGGGAACTGCCTACTTCCTCCCTTACAGCTGAGGTTGGGTGGGGGAAATCCTTTGGTCTGCCTTAAATGCAAGCAGCTGTGTAACTGGCACCCCTCAGCCACCACAGCTGGATGCCCCTGCCTAAGGGCGCCCTCTACTGTGACCACTTCTGGAGCTCCGTCCCCTATTACTCCATTCTTTGTCCATACAATGAGCTGGGCCCTATGCTTAGTGTTGTAACCAAAGGATGACTTGAGTTCTGTTCATAGGGCTTACAGTCTGGCAAGAGTCACACTTCAACTGGTAATTAACACGAGATAAACCGATTGACTGGAGGACTCATCAACCCACCCACccaattattcttttatttctcaaacaCTGAGGCCTATACTGTGTTAAGTACTGACTATTAAGAAGAAGGAGATGGACTCCTGCCTTCAAAGGGCCTTCTGGTCCACTAGCTTCCAAGCTTGTGCGTATTCATCAAGCTGTGTATTTATGATATGTGagtttttctgtgtgtgtcaTATTTCaatacaaagtttaaaaaaggGAACTGCTCGGGTTGAAGCCCTGGGAAGGGCCGGGAGAAACAGGCCTTGGAGCACCCAAGGTGTGCCCTGGTCCTGCATGCAGTCTCTGGGAGATTTCCAGGGGAACCTGAAGTTCCTTAGAGCAAGCTTGAAATCAAAGATCTGTCCCAGCGGAGAGTCAGTGACATATCCAAGGTCCCTCACAGCCAGCGGCAGAACCCAAGTCTTCTgactcccaggccagggctctggaCACTTCCTTTGCCATGAGTGAGGACAGAGGGCAGCTTGTCAGCGTTctatcccctccccactcccttacTTGGGTCTTAGGAAGAGGGCCAAGAAGCTGGTGTTGGTGATGCTTTTCTTATCCTGGAACAACTTCCTTTCTGGGAAACTGGGTGTCTCCTTCTGGGCAAAGACAATAAAATCCATCCAAGGGGCCAAAAGAGCAGGGCTTCTTCTGTCGCCAAACGGATGGGCATCACGTGGCCCCAGGGTTAGCGGTCCTGGAAAATCCCAGCCCTTGCACactctgcctcccacacccatctACTCACTCACCCTCACACACTCAGCCTCCCCGACCCACCTGGAACATTCACCATCGCACACTGGCACACTCCGTTCACCCTCAGCTTCTGCCGCCACTACCTGGGCCGTATTACCAGCCTTTTCCTAATCCCAGAGCTGCAGTCTTGCTTTgtcacccacccctccctccatgtCCCTGAGGCCACTGAAATTCCAGGCAGTGGGCGAAGAGAATGAGGAGGAAGAGAGCCTGGATTCTGTGAAGGCGCTGACGGCGAAGCTGCAGCTGCAAACACGGCGGCCCTCATACCTGGAGTGGACCGCCCAGGTCCAGAGCCAGGCCTGGCGCAAGGCCcgagctgggcctgggccggggccgggggaacCTGGGGCCATCTGCGGCTTTGACTCGATGGACTCTGCCCTTGAGTGGCTGCGACGGGAGCTGGTGAGTCTGTGGGGTGGACAGCCTTGCAGAGGGCCTGGGAGACAGTTCTCCAAGCCCActggtgtggggtgggaatggATCCCACCTCCAGCAACTGCGCATTCCTGTGGCTGTGTCCTGAGGGGCCAGGACACGGCGTTTTATTCAGGAAGACTTGCTGGAGGATTCCATTCAGTCTGCTGACCTAGTGCTTCTGTGGCTGAAGGGCCACCAGTTACACAGATGGGGAGGGCATGGCCTCCCCTACTCTGGGGATTGCTCCACCCGCAGGCACTGTGAAGTTCAGAATGAGGCTCTCTGGAGGCAGAATCTGGGGGGGCGAATGTTGAATAGgtggctctttttttaaaaatatattttactgattttttacagagaggaagagagagggatagggagttagaaacattgatgagagagaaacattgatcagctgcctcttgcacaccccccactggggatgtgcccgcaaccaaggtacatgcccttgaccggaatcaaacccgggacccttgagtccgcaggccgacgctctatccactgagccaaaccagtttcggcgaatAGGTGGCTCTTAATCCAACGTGTGTAAATGTAAAGAGGTCCAGGCTCCCAACTGGAGAGTCCACTTAGTTatctgggatggggcctgaggCACTTGTATTTGTTTAATGCTGggttattctttaaatttttcttttttatatattttattgattttttttagaggggggagagagagagatgtgagagagaaacatcccacAGAGGGTCACACCAGcaacccgggtatatgccctaaccaggaatcaaacccacctcctcttggtgtatgggaggagGCTCCAACCAacctagccacactggccagggcaatgctGGCTTCTTAGCTTGGTTTTAGAACCACTCGTGTGCAGCAAGGacagagagatggggagggatTAAACTGGAATGAGAAGGGGTGTGGAGGACACAGACAGTGCAAAGACCCAGGGTGTTGGCAGGAAGGGAAGGACGGGCGGGCGAGAGCTGCTGAGGGCCCCGGCAGCCGGCTGATGCCCCCTCTCGGATGCAGCGGGAGATGCAGGCTCAGGACCGGCAGCTGGCGGGGCAGCTGCTTCGCCTGCGGGCCCAGCTGCACCGGCTGAAG
Coding sequences within it:
- the FAM167B gene encoding protein FAM167B, which translates into the protein MSLRPLKFQAVGEENEEEESLDSVKALTAKLQLQTRRPSYLEWTAQVQSQAWRKARAGPGPGPGEPGAICGFDSMDSALEWLRRELREMQAQDRQLAGQLLRLRAQLHRLKVDQACHLHQELLDEAELELELEPGACLALAPPLRHLGLTRMNISARRFTLC